Proteins from one Mesotoga infera genomic window:
- the fba gene encoding class II fructose-1,6-bisphosphate aldolase, translating into MPYVNTKDILDKANKGYYAVPALNINNLEFLQAIIEAGVEENSPVIIETSEGAIKYAGDGDVQRGASLFVSMVRAFADNTDIPVSLHVDHGKSFKILMAAIKAGYSSIMIDASEYPFEKNIEETKKMVEIAHSVGVSVEAELGRLVGIEDNVMVQSHEAALVDPNEAKQFVEETGVDFLAPAIGTSHGAFKFKGEAKLDFNRLKKVKELTGLPLVLHGASSVPEEVKKLAEKYGADFRGAKGVPSDILTESVKYGINKVNTDTDLRMAFIASLREYLANNPGEFDPRKYFKTPKELVKNIIRERLRLLGCSNKA; encoded by the coding sequence ATGCCATACGTTAACACAAAGGATATTCTTGACAAGGCGAACAAAGGTTACTACGCCGTACCGGCGTTGAACATCAACAATCTTGAATTCCTTCAGGCCATCATAGAGGCTGGAGTAGAAGAGAACTCCCCGGTAATAATAGAGACGTCCGAAGGGGCAATTAAGTACGCAGGCGATGGCGATGTACAGCGTGGAGCAAGCCTTTTCGTTTCAATGGTGAGGGCCTTCGCAGACAATACAGATATCCCGGTTTCTCTACACGTAGACCACGGTAAGAGCTTCAAAATACTTATGGCAGCCATCAAGGCTGGTTACTCTTCGATAATGATAGATGCTTCTGAATATCCGTTCGAGAAAAATATAGAAGAAACGAAAAAAATGGTCGAGATAGCTCACAGTGTAGGAGTATCCGTAGAAGCTGAACTCGGAAGACTAGTGGGAATAGAGGACAATGTGATGGTCCAATCGCACGAAGCGGCTCTAGTTGACCCGAACGAGGCAAAACAGTTCGTTGAGGAAACTGGAGTGGATTTCCTCGCCCCTGCGATAGGTACTAGCCATGGAGCCTTCAAGTTTAAGGGAGAAGCGAAACTGGATTTCAATAGACTTAAAAAAGTCAAAGAACTCACCGGGCTTCCGCTGGTTCTTCATGGTGCCTCTAGTGTTCCTGAAGAGGTCAAGAAGCTCGCTGAAAAGTACGGAGCCGATTTCAGGGGAGCCAAAGGCGTGCCTTCGGACATCCTTACTGAGTCGGTCAAGTACGGTATAAACAAAGTCAATACAGATACCGATCTCAGAATGGCCTTCATAGCCTCCTTGAGGGAGTACCTGGCCAACAATCCTGGAGAGTTCGATCCGAGAAAATACTTCAAGACACCAAAGGAGCTAGTTAAGAACATAATCAGAGAAAGACTTAGACTTCTTGGTTGTTCAAACAAAGCATAG
- a CDS encoding acetate kinase yields the protein MKILVINCGSSSIKYQLLDADSESVLAKGLLERIGISGSKLTHKRGEEKFEFTKDIADHTEGLALIIDALQDEKTGVVKNINEIEAVGHRVVHGGERFASSVLLDDEVIREVEANNFLAPLHNPANIEGIIAAKKILPSVPHVGVFDTAFHQSMTETAYLYAIPYSLYRKYKIRRYGFHGTSHRYVANRVANILGKPIKELKIITAHIGNGASVAAVKYGRSVDTSMGFTPLEGLVMGTRSGDVDPAIVPFLQEQEGFTAGEVNNLLNKESGMFGLTDHQFVDMRDIEERAAKKDPLCMRAHNIYEYRLAKYIGAYAAAMNGVDAIAFTAGVGENSPFLRENVVNKYLNYLGIELDREKNNCKGCEIIISTPQSKVKVLVVPTNEELVIARDTSEIVKKGLKELKLWED from the coding sequence ATGAAGATTCTTGTTATCAACTGCGGTTCTTCTTCTATCAAGTACCAGTTGCTTGATGCCGACAGTGAGAGTGTTCTTGCAAAGGGTTTACTAGAGAGAATAGGAATTTCCGGCTCGAAGCTCACACATAAAAGAGGCGAAGAGAAGTTTGAATTCACTAAAGATATCGCCGATCATACCGAAGGGTTGGCGTTGATTATCGATGCTCTTCAGGATGAAAAGACAGGCGTTGTTAAAAATATCAACGAAATCGAGGCCGTAGGCCACAGAGTCGTTCATGGAGGAGAAAGGTTTGCTTCTTCGGTTCTTCTCGACGATGAAGTTATACGAGAGGTAGAGGCCAATAACTTTCTGGCTCCTCTCCACAATCCGGCTAACATCGAAGGAATAATAGCCGCCAAGAAGATTCTACCTTCGGTTCCGCATGTAGGTGTCTTCGATACGGCCTTCCACCAGTCGATGACGGAAACAGCTTACTTGTACGCTATTCCCTACTCGCTTTATAGAAAATACAAAATTCGCAGATACGGCTTCCATGGAACCAGCCACAGGTATGTTGCCAACCGGGTGGCGAATATACTCGGAAAACCAATAAAAGAATTGAAGATAATCACAGCTCACATAGGTAATGGCGCATCGGTCGCAGCCGTTAAGTATGGAAGATCGGTTGATACATCTATGGGTTTTACACCTCTTGAGGGTCTTGTTATGGGGACGCGCTCGGGCGATGTCGATCCGGCCATCGTTCCTTTTTTGCAAGAACAGGAGGGCTTTACGGCCGGAGAGGTTAACAATCTTCTAAACAAAGAGAGCGGCATGTTCGGTCTTACTGATCATCAGTTCGTAGATATGAGGGATATCGAAGAGAGAGCGGCAAAAAAAGATCCCCTTTGTATGCGTGCACACAATATCTATGAGTACAGATTGGCAAAATACATAGGTGCATACGCCGCTGCGATGAACGGCGTCGATGCTATAGCCTTCACCGCCGGAGTCGGAGAAAACAGCCCCTTCCTTAGAGAAAATGTGGTGAATAAATATCTCAACTACTTAGGTATAGAACTCGACAGAGAGAAGAATAACTGCAAAGGATGTGAAATCATTATCTCCACGCCTCAATCTAAGGTCAAGGTACTGGTGGTACCTACCAACGAAGAACTGGTCATAGCAAGAGACACTAGCGAGATAGTGAAAAAAGGTCTGAAAGAGCTGAAGCTCTGGGAAGACTGA